The following proteins are co-located in the Enoplosus armatus isolate fEnoArm2 chromosome 8, fEnoArm2.hap1, whole genome shotgun sequence genome:
- the LOC139288494 gene encoding serine/threonine-protein kinase WNK2 has protein sequence MEPEANSNSEAHQELKYPSVPNSQCALNMYEAMGDGNVNLVDSVVRGGSDPSAYPSSSYQRNVHQRFIRRSLWFSDADEQAFEAPECDNRSKILNINLRTIVDRTQGTSCGIQEGSSTESQGGQKDSATESASADEEKEKGGDALNLTCNDAGKTAIKAASEENEEEAEMKAVSTSPGGRFLKFDIELGRGSFKTVYKGLDTETWVEVAWCELQDRKLSKVERQRFKEEAEMLKGLQHPNIVRFYDFWESPLKGKKCIVLVTELMTSGTLKTYLKRFKVMKPKVLRSWCRQILKGLHFLHTRTPPIIHRDLKCDNIFITGPTGSVKIGDLGLATLKAASFAKSVIGTPEFMAPEMYEEHYDEAVDVYAFGMCMLEMATSEYPYSECQNAAQIYRKVTSGVKPASYNKVMDPEIKEIIGECICQKKEERYTIKDLLNHAFFAEDTGVRVELAEEDDGKKASIALKLWVEDHKKLKGKYKESGAIEFTFDLEKEIPENVAQEMVESGFFHESDAKTVGKSIRDRVALIKWRRERTVSAAVAVDQGEGGHRVQMTPSQGISAGAAHVGQPLLEPEEPEADQHNRLRNLPASATSVTSDGTLDSGMGSTVYSDSHSSQQSVLYQSLLEPITMATQQSQSSSPSLTDRPHSCEKGEVWGATLSPELRTRLGAAARRGSAPVIDTHRANHIAQLHALIQSQRSISPTPTVPENQSELSPSELHSEAKDGFPSQSALPVVQVTPVSLSSEYRRFSDTIIRPSSEATSENLTLPVPSARRHSDLSSLSLTSHHNHHCAMHRSHVCQACLSLLLLRSREGSLRYPSVVMPTNYCPCDFTHHPSSGGAVTIPGYGRLKGSSDCSDFSVLQKSLFNIIGRKAAPCHTTPTQASQLHSSAAHRPACSDGVGSLKSNLRGGSLVGDQEPLQDCEERFCAGEQQVTRAVAVASSAGHQNQPSVQGLPSSSTAVNTPLQYLQPGHSYPAAPYAGQHSAATPASASLCSVNIQHTVSAASYTPPSVQQTQAAARYPAPVHQQIAAAATSMSAQSYPLASVAPTMAATAQCHPAQAPSALQQVQGAVKLSSQQPGQSSSIPALYSQQIPVQQEHQPQNTQSNIHLVQHAGQAYIQPQLQHSQETQHAIHQQMAQQPTHHSQSFQSPGQQQVYTPTLQKHSQKTMQTAVPQQSQDVSQSTIQQVQTPASQPHPAAAPVVKVAAPHQSYPAAGLPDAASQSYAHSALNALQQQTAPAPNQYLPAQSTAAPQSYGGANQVQVVTPQSLQASSQHSQAAHLTQQFQPYLCIAAFLNQNIPAGQSISQLGQDGQGHGQNLSQSSSGVPIQALPPQQPMAQATVHQQLQPPQMSNSLPPTHPSQYPTVQVMTAVTDCESSYPHSCTVPHPSTSSLNPIFLSPGPVTPSVSPLSPLHIENALVSPIPVSLIPSPSLVLGKMGPTSPQHQPTAALQQSVRSDASHSQPAFISALTTAPSQNTHPPTNGSTQPLIQHAQVNHPELVPSAQLTQPAIFSSPVQNGSGLGTATTAAQLDNRNPCQLPPQAQSQSQVQSQIPVLQPSDSQRASSGSASSSLTQQKQLGTLTGAAGQGPTETNTEDLTAEKPTGGQSYDSVNSDATSGKEMSDGYEGTHGGKGEGKVRKHHRRSTRTRSRQEKINRPKLSMLNVCNTGDKMVECQLETHNHKMVTFKFDLDGDAPEEIATYMVENDFILPLEKEVFIEQLKDIVDKAEDMLSEDTEGERNSDQGGSPKQSEGAGTLGTEGLKASTPSTPQLVYQQNVLHTGKRWFIICPVAETPMLDKEKTASHTSTAQESENSASSSVRPNINTTAVTTPAASLSSQSPSSSSSLPPAAQTSVQPQDQNIDKTRIQQPQPCVTKHSLAAAAGVSHHNSLPVEEPCVSAVSMVTDMPCCAIVPPVSLDVNGIDKGTAGGLASSQTNQPNQKVSPTGELPPQLASHQSVVLQQPYATPMQPGTVTSQPQSPAHQTPQNSQSSSHQQPASGGPGESDGEGPRRVEFVDRTIKTLDEKLRNLLYQEHAPSQPSSTASDPQASSTEGVSSPPVSDSQSTEGALTKKKGEPLPQIPERTDGVGALSDSAVAATNRVLNRRDVTTSSSSCSSKSRFQIIPTPPDVIFRLEKSKTSGSTCSSPAPSSGSGGSHSQTQGPCRKEKGGVAVNRSSVTAAVDPDKAGTSKPHSSNRYSAPPNFYQATPSSSPDVTPRHIPRAQTIDTPTHHHYHHSTHLYSDSADEDSSSIALPPAPPAHALSEHSGGDLMKRAVAFLRRSGRSKSEQSSDSPSRQPVAMNGHAPSPAAGHAHSSYISSDNDSEFEDADMRKELQKLREKHMKEISELQAFQRSEIERLYKELGKTLPSNVGLLHAAPPSGRRRRASKHKLKAGKLLNPMVQQLKNNLNTSAERKGESAASSSGSPAKSSILSDGSAHSSGSSSSSNQPSAAQQQVHTQQPCSLKGSFSSDNIYAGLHSDGMANQAGPGQGWTVYHQTSERVTYKSSSKPRTRFLSGPVSLSIWSTLKRLCLGKERSSRSPLSTTTAQSACSHPQPSLNAATPSPSPQPITRLAQVQTNNSNNKRGTFTDDLHKLVDDWTKETVAAANQPRPSLNQIKQQRRQQDLEGRAPPMGAATHEMKCHVGPSKFKLPLSCPLTAALGPGMPTTLAPNSSAMLPPGYLLPAGSYGGMVPGPLYPQQWPGMPSPVGSVGPVGLLGAARMMPYATMANPGIKAYPLVLHDPETSPCPKTTRTT, from the exons GATCGTAAGCTGTCAAAAGTGGAACGTCAGCGCTTTAAGGAGGAGGCGGAGATGTTGAAGGGTCTTCAACACCCCAACATTGTACGTTTCTATGACTTTTGGGAGTCGCCCCTTAAAGGGAAGAAGTGCATTGTTTTAGTAACAGAGCTCATGACATCAGGAACACTAAAAAC CTACCTAAAGCGCTTCAAGGTAATGAAGCCCAAAGTGCTGAGGAGCTGGTGCAGACAGATCCTGAAAGGCCTTCACTTTCTCCACACAAGGACCCCTCCCATCATCCATAGGGACCTCAAATGTGATAACATCTTTATCACTGGACCTACAGGCTCGGTCAAGATAGGTGATTTAGGACTGGCAACACTCAAGGCAGCTTCCTTTGCTAAGAGCGTCATAG GCACCCCGGAGTTCATGGCTCCAGAGATGTATGAGGAACACTATGATGAGGCTGTAGATGTCTACGCCTTTGGCATGTGTATGCTAGAGATGGCCACCTCAGAATACCCCTACTCCGAGTGTCAGAATGCTGCTCAGATATACCGCAAAGTCACTAGT GGAGTGAAGCCTGCCAGCTACAACAAGGTCATGGATCCTGAAATCAAGGAGATTATTGGGGAGTGTATCTGCCAAAAGAAAGAGGAGCG GTACACCATCAAGGACCTGTTGAACCATGCTTTCTTTGCTGAGGACACAGGTGTTAGGGTGGAGCTAGctgaagaggatgatgggaaaaaGGCCTCAATAGCCCTGAAACTGTGGGTGGAGGACCACAAGAAGTTAAAAGGGAAGTACAAGGAGAGTGGAGCCATCGAGTTCACATTTGACTTGGAAAAGGAAATCCCTGAGAATGTGGCACAAGAGATG gTGGAGTCTGGCTTCTTCCACGAGAGTGATGCTAAGACTGTGGGAAAGTCGATCAGGGACCGTGTGGCACTGATCaaatggagaagagagagaactgTGTCTGCTGCAGTTGCAGTGGATCAAGGTGAAGGGGGTCACAGGGTCCAGATGACACCATCTCAGGGCATCTCTGCTGGGGCTGCACATGTAGGACAGCCTTTGCTGGAACCAGAAGAGCCAGAGGCAGACCAGCACAACAGGCTGCGAAACCTACCAGCCAGTGCCACCTCAGTGACGT cagacGGCACACTTGACAGTGGCATGGGCTCCACTGTGTACTCAGACTCccacagcagccagcagagtgTCCTCTACCAGTCCCTGCTGGAGCCTATTACTATGGCAACACAGCAG AGCCAGAGCAGTAGCCCTTCTCTGACAGATCGACCTCACTCCTGTGAAAAGGGTGAAGTATGGGGGGCAACACTGAGCCCAGAGCTCAGGACTCGATTGGGAGCTGCAGCCCGGAGAGGAAGTGCCCCTGTTATTGACACTCACAGGGCAAACCACATTGCTCAACTCCATGCCCTCATTCAGTCTCAGAGATCAATCAGTCCCACCCCCACAGTACCAGAGAACCAGTCAGAACTCAGTCCCTCTGAGCTTCACTCAGAGGCTAAGGATGGGTTCCCCTCCCAGAGTGCTCTGCCAGTGGTGCAGGTCACCCCTGTCTCTTTATCTTCTGAGTACCGCCGCTTTAGTGACACCATCATCAGGCCGTCATCAGAGGCCACCAGTGAGAACTTAACACTGCCTGTGCCAAGTGCACGCAGACACTCTGACCTTAGTAGTCTGAGTCTAACCTCTCATCATAACCACCACTGTGCAATGCATAGAAGCCACGTGTGCCAGGCCTGCCTCTCTTTACTTCTTCTAAGGTCACGAGAAGGGAGCCTCCGCTATCCTTCTGTCGTCATGCCAACAAACTACTGTCCATGTGACTTTACACACCACCCATCCTCTGGTGGAGCAGTGACCATCCCTGGTTATGGACGGCTGAAAGGTTCAAGTGATTGTTCCGATTTCTCAGTGCTTCAGAAGTCCCTGTTCAATATAATCGGCCGCAAAGCAGCCCCTTGTCACACCACACCCACCCAAGCCTCCCAGCTGCACTCCTCAGCTGCCCACAGGCCTGCCTGCAGTGATGGAGTTGGCAGCCTGAAGAGTAATCTTCGGGGTGGTAGTTTGGTTGGGGACCAAGAACCCCTTCAGGACTGCGAGGAAAGATTCTGTGCCGGAGAGCAGCAAGTTACCAGAGCTGTGGCAGTG GCCAGTTCAGCAGGTCACCAGAATCAACCATCTGTCCAGGGCCTGCCGTCTTCCAGCACAGCAGTCAACACACCACTACAGTACCTCCAGCCTGGACACAGCTACCCTGCTGCTCCATATGCAGGTCAACACAGTGCTGCAACACCAGCTTCAGCCAGTCTATGTTCAGTCAACATCCAGCATACAGTCAGTGCTGCTAGCTACACACCTCCAAGTGTGCAACAGACCCAAGCTGCAGCAA GATATCCTGCTCCAGTTCACCAACAgattgcagcagcagcaaccagCATGTCAGCACAAAGCTACCCTCTTGCATCTGTAGCCCCAACCATGGCAGCCACTGCCCAGTGTCATCCTGCACAAGCTCCCAGCGCACTGCAACAGGTCCAAGGTGCAGTCAAACTGTCAAGTCAGCAGCCTGGTCAGAGCTCCTCAATACCAGCACTTTACAGCCAACAGATACCCGTTCAGCAAGAGCACCAACCGCAAAATACTCAGTCCAATATACACCTAGTACAACATGCTGGGCAGGCTTACATTCAGCCTCAACTCCAGCATAGCCAAGAAACTCAGCATGCCATACATCAACAAATGGCACAACAGCCTACCCACCATTCTCAAAGTTTTCAGTCTCCTGGTCAGCAACAAGTGTACACCCCAACTCTACAGAAGCACAGTCAGAAAACCATGCAGACAGCTGTTCCACAACAGAGCCAGGATGTATCCCAGTCTACCATCCAACAGGTTCAGACTCCAGCTTCTCAACCTCATCCTGCAGCAGCCCCGGTTGTGAAAGTTGCAGCCCCACACCAGAGTTACCCTGCTGCAGGTCTACCTGATGCTGCCTCTCAGAGCTATGCACATTCTGCCCTCAATGCGCTGCAGCAACAGACCGCGCCAGCTCCGAACCAGTACCTGCCTGCACAGTCTACTGCTGCTCCACAGAGCTACGGAGGAGCTAACCAGGTCCAGGTAGTGACTCCTCAAAGCCTTCAAGCCTCTTCCCAGCATAGCCAGGCTGCACATCTCACCCAACAA tttcaaCCCTATCTTTGCATCGCTGCTTTCCTGAATCAG AATATTCCTGCTGGTCAGAGCATTTCACAGCTTGGACAAGATGGACAGGGCCATGGGCAGAATCTCAGCCAGTCATCTTCTGGTGTGCCAATCCAGGCACTTCCTCCTCAACAGCCAATGGCTCAGGCTACTGTCCACCAACAACTCCAACCTCCTCAGATGTCAAACTCTCTACCACCAACACATCCATCACAG TATCCCACAGTCCAGGTGATGAcagctgtgactgactgtgaaTCCTCCTACCCTCACTCCTGCACTGTCCCTCACCCTTCAACCTCTTCTCTTAATCCCATCTTCCTTTCTCCTGGACCTGTgaccccctctgtctcccccctttctcctctGCACATTGAAAACGCATTAGTTTCACCCATCCCTGTGTCCCTCATACCTTCCCCCTCACTCGTTCTGGGCAAGATGGGACCAACATCCCCACAGCATCAGCCCACCGCTGCTCTACAGCAGAGTGTTAGATCTGACGCTTCTCATTCACAACCTGCATTTATATCAGCACTAACCACTGCCCCGTCCCAGaacacacaccctcccacaAATGGCAGCACTCAGCCTCTGATACAG CACGCCCAGGTCAACCATCCTGAGCTTGTCCCCTCTGCTCAGCTCACCCAGCCTGCAATCTTCTCCTCACCTGTGCAGAATGGGTCAGGCCTGGGCACAGCCACCACTGCTGCCCAGCTGGACAACAGGAACCCATGCCAGCTGCCCCCGCAGGCCCAGTCCCAGAGTCAGGTTCAGAGCCAGATTCCTGTGCTGCAGCCCTCTGACTCTCAAAGAGCATCATCTGGGTCTGCCAGTTCCAGTCTGACTCAGCAGAAACAGCTCGGTACTCTCACAGGAGCTGCAGGTCAGGGTCCAACAGAGACCAACACGGAG GATCTAACCGCAGAGAAACCCACTGGAGGACAGAGCTATGACAG TGTCAACTCTGATGCCACGTCAGGGAAGGAGATGAGTGATGGTTATGAGGGGACACATGGAGGCAAAGGCGAAGGGAAAGTCCGCAAACACCACCGCAGGTCCACACGCACTCGTTCTCGGCAAGAGAAGATTAACAGGCCAAAGCTCAGTATGCTCAAT GTGTGTAACACTGGCGATAAGATGGTAGAATGTCAGTTGGAAACTCATAACCATAAAATGGTCACTTTCAAATTTGACCTGGATGGCGATGCACCGGAAGAGATTGCGACGTACATG GTGGAGAATGATTTTATTCTGCCGTTAGAAAAAGAGGTGTTCATCGAGCAGCTGAAGGACATCGTGGACAAGGCTGAGGACATGCTGAGTGAGGACACTGAGGGTGAGAGGAACTCTGACCAGGGAGGCAGTCCCAAACAGAGTGAAGGAGCTGGCACACTGGGAACAGAG GGATTGAAGGCTTCCACACCCAGCACCCCACAGCTGGTGTACCAGCAAAATG TCCTCCATACCGGCAAGCGCTGGTTTATCATCTGCCCTGTGGCTGAGACGCCCATGTTAGACAAAGAGAAGACTGCATCTCACACCTCCACAGCCCAGG AATCTGAAAACTCTGCCTCATCATCAGTCAGGCCCAACATCAACACAACTGCAGTGACTACCCCAGCCGCATCTTTATCCTCCCAAagtccatcctcctcctcctccctgcccccTGCAGCTCAGACCTCAGTGCAACCACAAGACCAAAACATTGACAAAACCCGGATCCAGCAGCCCCAGCCCTGTGTAACTAAACATtcccttgctgctgctgctggtgtcagTCATCACAACTCCCTTCCTGTGGAAGAGCCTTGCGTCTCTGCTGTCTCTATGGTAACAGACATGCCATGTTGTGCTATTGTGCCACCTGTCTCTCTGGATGTGAATGGTATTGATAAAGGAACAGCTGGTGGTTTGGCCTCCTCTCAAACTAACCAGCCTAATCAGAAGGTCAGTCCTACTGGAGAACTACCCCCTCAGCTGGCCTCCCATCAATCGGTGGTCCTGCAGCAACCTTATGCCACGCCCATGCAGCCTGGGACAGTCACCTCCCAGCCCCAGAGTCCAGCACATCAGACCCCCCAGAACTCTCAGTCTTCAAGCCACCAGCAGCCAGCGAGTGGGGGGCCGGGAGAGTCAGATGGTGAGGGACCCCGCAGGGTGGAGTTTGTTGACCGCACCATCAAGACTTTGGATGAGAAACTGAGAAACCTGTTGTACCAGGAGCATGCTCCCTCACAGCCGTCCAGCACTGCGTCTGACCCCCAGGCCTCCAGTACAGAGGGAGTCAGCTCACCTCCAGTCTCAGACAGCCAGAGCACTGAAGGAGCACTTACTAAGAAGAAAGGGGAGCCACTG cCACAGATTCCTGAGCGCACAGATGGTGTGGGTGCACTAAGTGACTCTGCAGTGGCAG CCACTAACAGGGTTTTGAACAGAAGAGATGTGACCACCAGCTCCAGTTCATGTAGCTCCAAAAGCCGTTTTCAA ATCATTCCCACTCCACCAGATGTCATTTTTCGTTTAGAGAAAAGCAAGACGAGTGGCAGCACCTGCAGTTCCCCGGCTCCCTCTAGTGGTTCTGGAGGGTCTCACAGCCAGACCCAGGGCCCATGCCGGAAAGAGAAGGGCGGTGTGGCTGTGAACAGGTCCTCTGTGACAGCTGCAGTTGATCCTGACAAAGCAGGAACATCCAAACCCCACAGTAGTAACCGTTACTCTGCCCCACCGAACTTCTACCAGGCCACCCCCTCTTCCAGCCCTGATGTCACCCCACGCCATATCCCCCGGGCCCAGACCATCGACACTCCGACCCATCACCACTACCACCACTCCACTCACCTCTACTCTGACTCAGCAGatgaggacagcagcagcatagCCCTTCCTCCAGCTCCCCCAGCTCATGCCCTGTCTGAGCACAGTGGAGGCGACCTCATGAAGAGGGCAGTGGCCTTCCTGCGGCGCTCTGGTCGGAGCAAAAGTGAGCAGAGCTCTGATTCACCGAGCAGACAGCCTGTGGCAATGAACGGTCACGCTCCCTCGCCTGCTGCAGGACATGCCCACTCATCCTACATCAGCAGTGACAATGACTCCGAGTTTGAGGATGCAGATATGAGGAAAGAACTacagaaactgagagaaaa ACACATGAAGGAGATCTCTGAGCTGCAGGCGTTCCAGAGGAGTGAGATTGAGCGTCTGTACAAGGAGCTGGGCAAAACGTTGCCCTCCAATGTCGGCCTACTTCACGCTGCACCCCCAAGTGGCCGCAGGCGCAGGGCCAGCAAACACAAGCTGAAGGCTGGAAAACTGCTCAATCCGATGGTGCAGCAGCTCAAAAACAATCTTAACACCTCCGCAGAGAGGAAAG GTGAGAGTGCTGCGAGTTCATCTGGCTCCCCAGCTAAAAGTTCAATTCTGTCAGATGGCTCTGCCCACTCCAGTggcagctccagctccagcaaTCAGCCCAGCGCCGCCCAACAGCAGGTCCACACCCAGCAACCCTGTTCCTTGAAGGGCTCTTTCTCCTCAGACAACATTTACGCTGGACTACACAGTGATGGAATGGCCAATCAAGCAGGCCCTGGCCAAG GCTGGACGGTTTACCACCAAACGTCAGAGAGAGTCACCTATAAATCTAGTAGCAAACCACGCACTAGATTCCTCAGTGGACCTGtgtctctgtccatct GGTCCACTCTGAAACGACTATGTCTAGGCAAAGAGCGCAGTAGTA gGTCTCCTCTCAGCACCACCACAGCTCAGTCAGCCTGCAGTCATCCACAGCCGTCACTCAACGCAGCCACACCCTCACCATCTCCTCAGCCAATCACGCGGCTTGCTCAGGTACAGAcgaacaacagcaacaacaagagAGGCACATTCACCGATGATCTTCACAAGCTGGTAGACGACTGGACGAAGGAGACTGTTGCAGCAGCGAATCAACCGCGCCCCTCCCTGAACCAGATCAAACAGCAGAGACGCCAGCAGGATCTGGAAGGCCGAGCGCCACCCATGGGAGCAGCTACACATGAG ATGAAATGCCATGTTGGTCCCAGCAAGTTCAAGCTGCCTCTTTCCTGCCCCCTGACTGCTGCTTTAGGCCCTGGTATGCCCACAACCCTAGCTCCCAACTCCTCAGCAATGCTCCCTCCTGGGTACCTTTTGCCAGCAGGCTCCTATGGTGGGATGGTTCCTGGTCCTCTTTACCCCCAGCAGTGGCCTGGCATGCCTAGTCCTGTAGGGTCAGTGGGTCCTGTAGGCCTGCTTGGTGCTGCAAGAATGATGCCCTATGCCACAATGGCAAACCCTGGGATCAAAGCCTACCCTCTGGTCTTGCACGACCCCGAGACAAGCCCCTGTCCAAAAACCACTAGGACTACTTAA